Proteins from a single region of Platichthys flesus chromosome 16, fPlaFle2.1, whole genome shotgun sequence:
- the LOC133970876 gene encoding glycerophosphodiester phosphodiesterase 1-like has protein sequence MLQIGDEVMYFSAVFLLLMLGTRSATGASLLTACLYVFMVMFRFPPVPAEQAGRVLRPGASPGGVPVVAHRGGSHDAPENTLAAIREASRNGATGVELDLSFTADGVPVLMHDETVDRTTNGSGPISKLQIVQLRRFDAAAHHRLKEKFSGEKVPTLQEAVEECMRHQLTIFFDVKGQPDKAASVLREMYKKFPVLYNSSIVSSFEPKVIYKMRQTDPNVVTALTHRPWRLSRLGDGTPRTLSTWGQLWTGFLDVLLDWAHHHILWKLCGVSAIIVQKDFISLDYVQYWAERGVEVVGWTVNTAVEKSFYQNLLKIGYITDSLLEDCDPHY, from the exons ATGCTGCAGATCGGCGACGAGGTGATGTATTTCTCGGCGGTGTTCTTGCTGCTGATGCTGGGCACCAGGAGCGCCACGGGGGCCTCCCTGCTCACAGCGTGCCTCTACGTCTTCATGGTGATGTTCCGGTTCCCCCCGGTGCCGGCGGAGCAGGCCGGCCGCGTCCTCCGGCCCGGGGCTTCTCCGGGCGGCGTCCCGGTGGTGGCGCACCGCGGCGGGAGCCATGACGCACCGGAGAACACGTTGGCAGCGATCAGAGAG GCCAGCAGGAACGGAGCCACCGGAGTGGAGCTGGACCTGAGCTTCACTGCCGACGGCGTGCCGGTGCTGATGCATGATGAGACGGTGGACCGCACCACCAACGGCTCTGGGCCAATTAGCAAACTGCAAATTGTCCAACTGAGGAGATTCGACGCTGCCGCTCATCACAGACTGAA AGAGAAGTTCAGCGGAGAGAAGGTCCCGACTCTGCAGGAGGCCGTGGAGGAATGCATGAGACACCAGCTGACCATCTTCTTTGACGTCAAAGGTCAACCTGACAAG gcTGCATCAGTGCTTCGTGAGATGTACAAGAAGTTTCCTGTCCTTTACAACTCCAGTATTGTTTCCTCATTTGAACCCAAAGTTATCTACAAG ATGCGTCAGACCGACCCCAACGTGGTCACGGCCCTGACCCACCGGCCCTGGAGACTGAGTCGCCTTGGCGATGGCACTCCTCGGACCCTGTCCACGTGGGGTCAGCTCTGGACGGGGTTTCTGGATGTCTTGCTGGACTGGGCCCACCACCACATCCTGTGGAAGCTTTGTGGAGTCTCTGCCATCATCGTGCAGAAAGACTTCATCTCACT GGACTACGTTCAGTACTGGGCAGAGCGAGGTGTGGAGGTGGTGGGCTGGACCGTGAACACCGCTGTGGAAAAGAGCTTCTACCAAAACCTGCTGAAGATCGGGTACATCACTGACAGTTTGCTGGAAGACTGTGATCCTCATTACtga